The Streptomyces capitiformicae genome contains the following window.
CGGAGGACGCCGGCGTCGGTCCATGGGGCGGCGTCCGCCCCATGGACCACGGACATGGGGCGGACGATGGACCACGGACATGGGGCGGCGTCGGCGTCAGTCCATGGACTGCGCACCGCTGTAGTACGCCACGATGTCCGCGGCCGACATTCCGTGGGCCCGTTTACGTCCGAGGAAGTAGAAGGCGGATGCGTTGTCCTGGGCGTAACCAGGTGGGATGACGAGGTCCAGATAGTGGAGCCAGGACAGCAGTCCTCGAAGCAGCCGGCCGGCGAGAGCCGACCGAGTCAGCCCGCGCACCACGTGGTCGAGGCTCCACAACAGCGCCGTACCGGGGCCGGCGACGGTCCCGGCGTCGATCTCCTCGAATCGCCTGAAGAGATAGCGATGGCCGCTGGCGGTGTAGCGGACGAAGTCGTAGGCCCCGGCGTGGACCTGCTGAAGGAAGGGGGTCTCCGCGTAGACGATCCCGTCGTCCTTGAGGACCCGGTGGATTTCGGCGACCACCTGGCGCGGATCGAGCACATGCTCCAGAACTGCCTGAACCACCACCGCGTCAACAGTTCGACCGGCGAGCGGGATCTGGTGCGCGTCGGCGACGAACTGCGTGGCCGGGCTGGTGACGATGTCGAATCCGATGACCTGCACGCGAGGGTCGGCGTAGATCGCCTCCACTCCGTTTCCCACCGTCCCGCCGCCGACCACAAGGAGAGTCGGGGCGGACCCGTCGAGCAGTCGGAAGAGCCGCTCGACGTTGCGGGCCGCTGCTCTGTTCCGTGGCTTCCACAGCGGACGCAGCACCGCGGGCAGCCGATCTGCGGCAGGGCGTCGCGGCGTGCCGTGCCGCTGAGATCCGGCGGGGCTGTCGGACGGGACGAGTCCATCGCCGCCCACGATGCTCCGCTCGGTGTCGACGAGCAGCGGCCACTTCCCGAAGAAGGGGAAGGAGTCGGCCGCGTGGTACCGGCAGGTGTCCGACGTGCAGCGGAAGCCGTCCGGGCCGGATGCCAGGGGGGACTGGCAGCACGGACACACCAGCAGCTGTTCGATGCGGTCCAGCGTTGTCAGGGCCATGGCGCTCTGCCTCCGAAGGGGGGCACGTGGGTCGGTCGACTGGTTGTTGACCCCACGTACTTACGGGTGCAAACTGTACGCATACGTTGTAAACATACACAGAAAGGATACATCGGCAAGCGGTGCCCATGTCCAGCCCTCCACCGAGGTGCATTCATGAACGGACGTCATGACTACTGCGCGGTCACTCCCTACGGGCGAGTCTCCGGATCGTCCCGGGTCCGCGTGTTCGAATGGCTGGACCGTGCGGGAGTGGGCTTCGTCCTCAGTAGCTATCTCTCGCTGCACGATGCCCGGCCCTCGGCCCTGCTCCGGCGTCCGGCTGCTCTGGCAGCGGCGGAACTCCGGCTCCGGGAGCTGGCCGCGGTGCGCTGGCGGCGCCTGTTCCTGCACCGGGAGGCGTCTCCGCTGAGCCGCGGCGAAGAGGAACGCCGGCTTCTCACGCGCTCGGAGTTCTCCGTCTACGACTTCGACGACGCCTTGCAATGGGACTACGGCGACGGCGGACTCCTTCGGCGTCTGGCGCCGAAGGCGACCAAGACGTGCGTGGCGGTCCACTGTGCCGACCGGGTGATCGCCGGCAATCCGGTGCTCGCCGACTGGGCGTCCCAGCACCATCGCGACGTGGTGGTCATACCGAGTTGTGTCGCCCCGGACGACTACGTCCGCAAGGCCACGCACACCCTGCACGATCCACCTCGAATCGGCTGGATCGGGTCACCCAGGAATGAAGTCTACCTGTCGTGGATCGAGGACGCCCTCCGGGAGATCCATCGGCGGACCGGCGCCCGCATCACACTCATCGGAGCGCCGCGTCCGACGCTCGGGGGCCTGGAGAGCGTCGTGGACCGTGTGGCATGGACTCCGGCGAGAGAGAGGGCGGCGCTGGCGGAGCTCGACATCGGCATCATGCCGGTGCCCGACACGTCCTACAGCCGGGGTAAGTGCGGCTACAAACTGCTGCAGTACGGGGCGGCGGGCCTGCCGGCGGTCGCGAGCCCGGTGGGGGTCAACGCGGAGATCCTCTCCTTGTTCGGCATGCCCGCCGCACGCAGTACGGGCGACTGGGTGGAAGCGATCCTCGCCCTGTTGAACTGCGGCGACGCGGATCGCGAACGGCTCGGCCGACGGGCGCAGGACGTCGTCAGTCGACGGTATTCCTACGACGTGTGGCTGTCCCACTGGAAAGCGGCCCTCGAACTGACCACGCTGCGGGAGCCGTCATGACCATTCAACGTCCCGAGACGGTCGACATCGTCATCGTCAACTGGAACACGGGTCCTTATCTGGCTGACTGCCTCCGTTCGATCGCGGGCGCCGAGAAAACAGTTCTCGACGTGGGGGACGTGGTGGTGGTGGACAACGCGTCGAGTGATGGTTCTGCCGGTCTTCTGGACATACCCGGGATACGTCTGAAGGTCGTACGCAACAGCAGTAACCGTGGTTTCGCCGTCGCCTGCAACCAAGGAGCCGGCCTTGGCTGTTCCGAGTACCTGCTCTTCCTCAACCCGGACACCAGGCTGTTTCCCGACGCGCTGCTGAACGCCGGTCGGTTTCTCCGGACCGAGGCAGCGAAAGGGGTGGGCATCTGCGGAGCGCGGATGGTGGGTGAACGTGGCCGCCCCGCGATCTCCTGCTCACGTTTTCCCACGCAGGGCATGCTGTTCGGGCAGATGACCGGTCTCGACCGGGTCCTGCCCTCGCTCTTCCGGCGCCATCATCTGCGCCCGGAGGAAACGCCCGAGTCGGCGGTGGTCGACCAGGTCATCGGAGCCTTCGTCTTGATGCGCCGGTCGTTGTTCACCGAACTGGGCGGGTTCGACGAGCGCTACTTCCTCTATTTCGAGGACGTGGATCTCGCGTTCAGGGCCCGGCGGCGCGGATGGCCCTCGTACTTCCTCAGCAACGTGCGGGTCCGCCATGCCGAGAACGTGAGCAGCGGCCAGGTGAAGGCACGGCGGCTGGAGCACTGGTTGTGCAGCCGCTGTCTCTTCGTCTTCAGTCATCTGCCTCGTCGGCAGGCCCGACTACTGCTCGTGCTCTCGCTCTCGGTCGAGCCGGCCGTCCGGTTCGCCGGGGCGGCGCTGGGGCGTGGCTCCACCGGTTTCCGGGACACCGTCGAGGGCTATCGGGGGTTCCTGCGGTGGCTCATCAGCACATGGGACCAGCTGGGTCAGGACGGTCCGGAGCCCGTCGGCAGCCATCCATCGGTGACGAGAAACAGAAAGGACTGAGCTCCATGCGTACTCAGCTGAGCCCCACGAACGCGCACATGAAACGAATCTCTCGCGACAGCGGTCACCGGGTGACCGAGTGGCCGGCGGCCCCGGCCGGTGTCGTTCCGCCGGAAGCGCTTCCGCGATCCCCGGCCCTGCCGCGGATCAAAGTGCTGCACGTCATCACCCGCTTCTCGGCCGGCGCGGGCGCCTACACCCTGATGGCGGCCGAGGGGCTGGACCCGAACCGGTACGAGGTGTGGGTCGCCGGCGTGCCGGGCGGCGAGTTGTGGCCCCGAGCGCGGGCCCAAGGCCTGCGCACCGTCGAGATCCCCGGATTCCGCCACGTGCTCACACCCGCGGATCTGTTCGTGCTCTGGAGGCTCGTACGGCTGATCCGGCGTGAGCGGTTCACCATCGTCCACACCCACTCGGCGAAAGGCGGCTTCCTCGGGCGCCTGGCCGCTTGGCTGTGCCGTACGCCCGTGGTGGTGCACACCTACCACGGCGTCAGTTTCCACCCCTTCATGCCGCGGTTGCGTTATCGGCTCTATCGCCTGCTGGAGCGTGCGACCCGTCGGTTCACCGACCACTTCCTCGCCGAGGCACCGCAGCTCGCATGCGAAGTCGTCGAGCATCGGCTGGCTCCACCGGCCGCCGTCGAGGTGGTGCCCTCCGCGGTGGACCTCGGTCGCATTCCGACCGGCTTCGACCCGGCCGCCCGGCAGGCGCTGGAGATCGGCCCCGGAGAGGCCCTCATCGGCACGGTCGGCCGGATCGATGTGCAGAAGTCCCCGTTGGACTTCGTCCGGATGGCCGCCGCGGTCCGTGCCTGGCACCCGGACACCGCGTACGTCATGGTCGGCGACGGGCCACTGAAGGAGGACGTCCAGCGGCTTGCCGCCGAGCTCGGCGTCGAGATACGGATCACCGGATACCGTCCGGACGCCGCATGGCTCGTCGCCGGGATGGACCTCTTCGTGATCACCTCGCTGTACGAAGGGCTCGGCCGTGCGCTCACAGAGGCACTGGCAGCCGCCCGGCCCGTCGTCGCGACGGCCGTGAACGGCGTCCCCGATCTGGTGGCGCACGGCGCCACCGGACTGCTCGGGTCGCCCGCCGACCCGGAAGGTCTGGCCCGAGCGGTCGGCTGGATGCTCGACCATCCGGCCGAGGCCACCACCATGGGGAAACAGGGACGCGAGCGGGTGCGCGAGGCGTTCGCCCCGGAGGCGATGTGCGACGCCATCGACGCCTGCTACCGCAGGCTGCTGGGGCTCTCGCCTCCGCCGTCCGCTTCCGTCGGCCCACCGCAGGGTGTTCGCCCGGTTTGACCTGCTGGCCGGGTGGAGCGATGATGTACGTATACATCGTAAATATACGCATTCTCCCAAGGTTCTCGTGTTCACGCACACCCACCACCGGAGACCGACATGCGCCTGACAGTCATAGGCACCGGATACGTCGGAGCCGTCCACGCCGCCTGCATGGCGGACATCGGGCACGAGGTCCTCGGCGTCGACATCGACGCGGAGAGGATCGCCGCGCTCACCAGCGGAACGCCCCCCTTCTACGAGCCCGGCCTGGCCGAGATGCTCATGAAGGCGGTGGACACGGGCCGGCTGCGCTTCACCACATCACTGATCGAGGCCGCCTGGTTCGGCGACACGCACTTCATCTGCGTCGGTACTCCGCAGCGTCCCGCATCGGGAGCCGCCGATCTGCGCCATGTCGAGGCCGCCGTGGACGGCCTGGCGCCGTATCTGCACGACAGCGGGTACGAGCGGGTCCTGGTGGTCGGCAAGTCCACGGTGCCGGTCGGAACGGCGGACCGGCTGACCGAGCGGCTGCACGCGGCCGCTCCGCACGCCGACCTCGCCTGGAACCCGGAATTCCTCCGCGAGGGCTGCGCCGTCCAGGACACCCTGCGGCCGGAACGCATCGTGGTGGGCGCCCGGTCGGAGCAGGCCGAGGCACGACTGAGGGAGCTCTACGCACCTCTGCTGGACGCCGGCACCCCGTTCATCGGGACCGATCCGGCCACCGCCGAACTGGTCAAGCTGGCATCGAACTCCTTCCTCGCCACCAAGATCTCCTTCATCAACGCCATG
Protein-coding sequences here:
- a CDS encoding class I SAM-dependent methyltransferase, which translates into the protein MALTTLDRIEQLLVCPCCQSPLASGPDGFRCTSDTCRYHAADSFPFFGKWPLLVDTERSIVGGDGLVPSDSPAGSQRHGTPRRPAADRLPAVLRPLWKPRNRAAARNVERLFRLLDGSAPTLLVVGGGTVGNGVEAIYADPRVQVIGFDIVTSPATQFVADAHQIPLAGRTVDAVVVQAVLEHVLDPRQVVAEIHRVLKDDGIVYAETPFLQQVHAGAYDFVRYTASGHRYLFRRFEEIDAGTVAGPGTALLWSLDHVVRGLTRSALAGRLLRGLLSWLHYLDLVIPPGYAQDNASAFYFLGRKRAHGMSAADIVAYYSGAQSMD
- a CDS encoding glycosyltransferase; translation: MNGRHDYCAVTPYGRVSGSSRVRVFEWLDRAGVGFVLSSYLSLHDARPSALLRRPAALAAAELRLRELAAVRWRRLFLHREASPLSRGEEERRLLTRSEFSVYDFDDALQWDYGDGGLLRRLAPKATKTCVAVHCADRVIAGNPVLADWASQHHRDVVVIPSCVAPDDYVRKATHTLHDPPRIGWIGSPRNEVYLSWIEDALREIHRRTGARITLIGAPRPTLGGLESVVDRVAWTPARERAALAELDIGIMPVPDTSYSRGKCGYKLLQYGAAGLPAVASPVGVNAEILSLFGMPAARSTGDWVEAILALLNCGDADRERLGRRAQDVVSRRYSYDVWLSHWKAALELTTLREPS
- a CDS encoding glycosyltransferase family 2 protein; the encoded protein is MTIQRPETVDIVIVNWNTGPYLADCLRSIAGAEKTVLDVGDVVVVDNASSDGSAGLLDIPGIRLKVVRNSSNRGFAVACNQGAGLGCSEYLLFLNPDTRLFPDALLNAGRFLRTEAAKGVGICGARMVGERGRPAISCSRFPTQGMLFGQMTGLDRVLPSLFRRHHLRPEETPESAVVDQVIGAFVLMRRSLFTELGGFDERYFLYFEDVDLAFRARRRGWPSYFLSNVRVRHAENVSSGQVKARRLEHWLCSRCLFVFSHLPRRQARLLLVLSLSVEPAVRFAGAALGRGSTGFRDTVEGYRGFLRWLISTWDQLGQDGPEPVGSHPSVTRNRKD
- a CDS encoding glycosyltransferase is translated as MKRISRDSGHRVTEWPAAPAGVVPPEALPRSPALPRIKVLHVITRFSAGAGAYTLMAAEGLDPNRYEVWVAGVPGGELWPRARAQGLRTVEIPGFRHVLTPADLFVLWRLVRLIRRERFTIVHTHSAKGGFLGRLAAWLCRTPVVVHTYHGVSFHPFMPRLRYRLYRLLERATRRFTDHFLAEAPQLACEVVEHRLAPPAAVEVVPSAVDLGRIPTGFDPAARQALEIGPGEALIGTVGRIDVQKSPLDFVRMAAAVRAWHPDTAYVMVGDGPLKEDVQRLAAELGVEIRITGYRPDAAWLVAGMDLFVITSLYEGLGRALTEALAAARPVVATAVNGVPDLVAHGATGLLGSPADPEGLARAVGWMLDHPAEATTMGKQGRERVREAFAPEAMCDAIDACYRRLLGLSPPPSASVGPPQGVRPV
- a CDS encoding UDP-glucose dehydrogenase family protein → MRLTVIGTGYVGAVHAACMADIGHEVLGVDIDAERIAALTSGTPPFYEPGLAEMLMKAVDTGRLRFTTSLIEAAWFGDTHFICVGTPQRPASGAADLRHVEAAVDGLAPYLHDSGYERVLVVGKSTVPVGTADRLTERLHAAAPHADLAWNPEFLREGCAVQDTLRPERIVVGARSEQAEARLRELYAPLLDAGTPFIGTDPATAELVKLASNSFLATKISFINAMAEICDATGADVLTLAEAMGRDSRIGPRFLAPGLGFGGSCLPKDIRAFTARAEEFGLGDSVALLRQVDEINTRQRLRTVDLAERLVGGSFADRSVAVLGAAFKPHSDDVRDSPALAVADEIRRRGARVRVHDPEAVDNARAAHPALQFALDVAKACEQADVVLHLTEWPQYRELDPAALATVVRTPAIVDARNTLDQAAWRSAGWTLRAPGRPRLG